One Coccinella septempunctata chromosome 1, icCocSept1.1, whole genome shotgun sequence DNA window includes the following coding sequences:
- the LOC123313119 gene encoding uncharacterized protein LOC123313119 has protein sequence MFHLCTGTVGIVDRDSGSDLAGVVTIGRLGLIHGAGVPVCETSTATGGSTPSPKSISDGSRSPEIRSGWIGDTPGELGTSTSKRDLRCRLDGCGRSRLLL, from the exons atgttccatttgtgtacagggacagtcggtattgttgatcgggactccggttctgatctggcaggtgtagtGACAATTGGTCGGTTAGgacttatccacggtgcag gtgttccagtatgtgagacatcgaccgctacaggaggatcgacaccatctcccaagtcgataagcgatggctctcggagccctgaaatccgttccggttggatcggtgacacaccaggcgaactgggcacctccacatctaagagagaccTCCGATGTCGGTTAGATGGTTGCGGCCGTTCACGATTACTCCTCTGa
- the LOC123310259 gene encoding serine/threonine-protein kinase pef1-like, with protein sequence MFQMEHLHLGEILGEGSFGRVYRGQRHGQAVAVKRTMLTHHAIQEVDILRSLEHTNIIPLQEAIIEGDYLFMVMPLCDEDLNAFLRREGPRNQPSRFFRVMRQLAAAVTECHRRQIVHRDIKPANILRRRCRFLLADFGLAETLTTAQPLLTEPAGTMVYWAPEQRRLESYDTSVDLWALGLVAVEVATGLPCRQGEEEQHWASSLDDKYRAEMERLRFPVRWYIEGLLQDNPSHRRPAAQWEWPGTDTVLLVETVAQPPPLIPVSTLRPAPLPPIAPLTPPPQLSPVPQEPPAPGKTLILPSRIASKIQAQPNPRLWSPSLRTEVIALIPTTVKGKRRLRLKLRFPSGTTHRLWVPVD encoded by the coding sequence ATGTTTCAGATGGAACATTTACACCTGGGGGAGATCTTGGGAGAAGGCAGCTTTGGGCGTGTCTATAGAGGCCAACGACACGGCCAAGCAGTGGCGGTGAAAAGGACTATGTTGACTCACCACGCCATCCAGGAAGTCGACATACTCAGGTCCCTAGAACATACAAATATAATACCCCTGCAAGAGGCCATCATAGAGGGAGACTACCTTTTTATGGTAATGCCTCTGTGCGACGAGGACCTAAATGCCTTCCTGCGTCGAGAAGGGCCGAGGAACCAGCCGTCTCGGTTCTTCCGCGTGATGCGGCAGTTAGCAGCAGCCGTGACGGAGTGTCATCGTCGGCAAATAGTACACCGAGACATCAAGCCAGCCAACATCTTACGCCGCCGGTGCCGATTCCTGCTAGCAGATTTTGGGTTGGCCGAAACACTCACCACCGCCCAACCCCTGCTTACCGAGCCAGCAGGAACCATGGTGTACTGGGCACCGGAACAGCGCAGGCTAGAGTCGTATGACACGTCCGTCGACCTGTGGGCGTTGGGGTTAGTGGCCGTAGAGGTGGCGACCGGCCTACCGTGCCGTCAGGGTGAGGAGGAACAGCATTGGGCCTCATCCCTGGACGACAAATACCGTGCGGAGATGGAGCGGTTGAGATTCCCCGTCCGATGGTATATCGAAGGTTTGCTCCAGGATAACCCGTCCCACCGGAGACCTGCTGCACAGTGGGAGTGGCCTGGAACCGATACCGTCCTGTTAgttgaaaccgtagctcagcCACCCCCACTGATACCGGTGTCCACACTGAGACCAGCACCGCTTCCACCAATTGCTCCGTTAACGCCACCACCCCAACTGTCTCCCGTCCCACAGGAACCGCCAGCACCAGGGAAGACACTGATTTTGCCGTCAAGAATAGCATCCAAAATCCAGGCTCAACCGAACCCCCGTCTGTGGTCACCCAGTCTTCGGACTGAGGTCATCGCCCTGATACCAACCACCGTCAAGGGCAAACGCCGGCTCCGGCTGAAGCTCAGGTTTCCCTCCGGCACTACCCACCGTCTCTGGGTGCCAGTGGATTGA